From a single Brassica oleracea var. oleracea cultivar TO1000 chromosome C5, BOL, whole genome shotgun sequence genomic region:
- the LOC106292282 gene encoding uncharacterized protein LOC106292282 — protein MVRQSRSDIAQLVPYGRFREALPKAKQFYEDERRLLAYDQVKYLCTSILQSFSPLLHQSDVHLLPDEMKEAMAGLIFAASRIGELKELQIIRCLFVQRFGQKFDKDCVDLRPGNLVSSEIVNILDTTMPQDAISPEIIMAISQKYQTDFITSVDSITEDSASLNNLGNADSDTLARRKKVTKENPKCLHTDRGESQERDRSKFMR, from the exons ATGGTCAGACAGTCCCGGTCCGATATTGCTCAACTCGTTCCTTACGGCCGCTTTCGTGAAGCACTTCCTAAG GCGAAGCAGTTCTATGAAGATGAGAGAAGGCTATTAGCTTACGATCAGGTCAAGTACTTGTGCACATCTATATTGCAGAGTTTTTCTCCCCTACTTCATCAAAG CGATGTTCATCTCTTACCGGATGAAATGAAAGAAGCAATGGCCGGACTGATATTTGCCGCATCAAGAATCGGGGAGCTTAAGGAGCTACAAATCATAAGGTGCTTGTTCGTTCAAAGATTTGGGCAGAAGTTTGACAAAGATTGCGTAGATTTGCGTCCAGGGAACCTAGTGAGCTCGGAGATAGTTAACATTCTAGACACGACTATGCCGCAAGATGCAATTAGTCCAGAGATCATAATGGCAATTTCACAAAAGTACCAAACCGACTTCATTACTTCCGTGGATTCAATAACTGAAGATTCAGCTTCACTTAATAATCTTGGCAATGCTGATTCTGATACGCTTGCAAGGAGAAAGAAAGTCACGAAGGAGAATCCAAAGTGTCTGCATACAGATCGTGGAGAGTCTCAAGAAAGAGATCGGTCAAAGTTCATGAGATAA
- the LOC106343747 gene encoding uncharacterized protein LOC106343747, protein MASKLVVIIVFILDLIAVGLAIAAEQRRSVGKVVTDTEKTYEYCVYGTDIATSYGAGAFLLLFISQVLIMSASRCFCCGKSLNPGGSRACALLLFLICWVFFLVAEVCLLAASIRNAYHTQYRTMWNIENPPSCEVIRRGVFAAGAAFTLFTAIVSQFYYVCYSRARDAYQNPSY, encoded by the exons ATGGCTTCGAAGCTCGTAGTCATAATTGTGTTCATCCTCGATCTCATCGCCGTTGGTTTAGCCATTGCCGCCGAGCAGAGAAGAAGTGTC GGAAAAGTTGTAACGGACACTGAGAAGACATATGAGTACTGTGTGTACGGCACGGACATTGCTACAAGCTATGGAGCTGGTGCGTTCCTTCTCCTCTTTATAAGCCAAGTCCTTATCATGAGTGCTAGCCGTTGCTTCTGCTGTGGGAAGTCCCTTAACCCCGGCGGTTCAAGAGCTTGTGCCCTCCTTCTCTTCCTCATTTGCTG GGTATTCTTCCTGGTCGCTGAGGTATGTTTGCTTGCTGCATCAATCAGAAACGCGTACCACACACAATACAGAACGATGTGGAACATCGAAAACCCGCCAAGCTGTGAAGTTATAAGGAGAGGTGTGTTTGCCGCTGGTGCTGCTTTTACCCTCTTCACCGCTATCGTCTCTCAGTTCTATTACGTTTGCTACTCTCGTGCTAGAGATGCTTACCAGAATCCGTCCTACTAA